One region of Cottoperca gobio chromosome 19, fCotGob3.1, whole genome shotgun sequence genomic DNA includes:
- the galk1 gene encoding galactokinase, which yields MASSFPSVSELVSDARRVYAQVFGDEAPQTAVCAPGRVNLIGEHTDYNQGFVLPMALPLVTVVVGSQTSGQDVTVVTVNEDTDEPRRVDFILPTDGSPLAPGLPSWANYVKGVIEHYRAPPVPGFRAVIASSVPLGGGLSSSASLEVAFYTFLQQLKPDDGDKVSKAVACQKAEHTHAGVPCGIMDQFVSVLGREGQALLIDCRSLETTSVPLADPGLLILITNSNVKHSLTGSEYPMRRRRCQQAASILGKDSLREATMQDLEEARDRLDDVTCRRARHVIEEIERTVHAADALKRGAYKEFGKLMVESHNSLRDLYEVSCRELDELVSAALEVEGVFGSRMTGGGFGGCTVTLLQASAIDRTILHIQERYSGTPTFYVTTPSEGARALSLP from the exons ATGGCCAGTTCTTTTCCAAGTGTATCCGAGCTTGTGTCGGATGCTCGGCGGGTGTATGCGCAGGTGTTCGGAGATGAGGCTCCTCAGACGGCAGTGTGTGCTCCTGGAAGAGTCAACCTGATAggggagcacacagactacaaCCAGGGGTTTGTGCTTCCAATG GCGCTGCCCCTGGTGACTGTGGTGGTGGGGAGCCAAACCTCTGGCCAGGATGTTACCGTGGTAACAGTGAATGAGGATACCGATGAGCCTCGGAGAGTGGACTTCATCCTGCCCACTGATGGATCCCCACTGGCTCCAGGGTTACCCAGCTGGGCAAACTATGTGAAGGGTGTTATAGAGCATTACAGGG ctcctcctgtcCCAGGTTTCAGGGCCGTGATAGCCAGCAGTGTTCCCCTGGGAGGGGGTTTGTCCAGCTCTGCCTCGCTGGAGGTGGCTTTCTACACATTCCTGCAGCAACTGAAGCCAG ATGACGGAGACAAGGTATCCAAAGCAGTGGCCTGTCAGAAGGCAGAGCACACTCATGCTGGTGTACCGTGTGGCATTATGGATCAGTTTGTGTCTGTTCTCGGCAGGGAGGGCCAGGCTCTGCTCATCGACTGCAG GTCGCTGGAGACCACCTCTGTCCCTCTGGCAGATCCAGGCCTGCTCATTCTCATCACCAACTCCAACGTGAAGCACTCTCTGACCGGCAGTGAGTACCCCATGAGACGCAGACGGTGTCAGCAGGCGGCCTCCATCCTGGGGAAGGACAGTCTCAGAGAAGCCACCATGCAGGACCTGGAGG AGGCTCGCGACAGACTGGATGATGTAACCTGTCGAAGAGCTCGTCATGTGATTGAGGAGATAGAAAGAACTGTCCACGCTGCTGACGCCCTGAAGAGAGGAGCCTACAAAGAGTTCGGCAAGCTTATGGTGGAGAGCCACAACTCGCTCAG agACTTGTATGAGGTGAGCTGCAGGGAGCTGGATGAGCTGGTGTCTGCAGCcctggaggtggagggggtgtTTGGCAGCCGGATGACGGGCGGAGGATTTGGTGGATGCACCGTGACTTTGCTGCAGGCCAGTGCTATTGACAGGACTATACTCCACATACAg GAGCGATACAGTGGAACCCCGACTTTCTATGTCACAACTCCTTCAGAGGGAGCTCGGGCTCTCAGTCTGCCATGA
- the LOC115024778 gene encoding BTB/POZ domain-containing protein KCTD21-like, with product MLNLNSPDDNSNRNSLKDPVSLNVGGEIYTTTLDTLTRCRDSMLGAMFTGQIPVLRDNGGNVFIDRDGKVFRYILNYLRSSSLDLPYGFSELALLRREVDFFQIRPLLEEICRYEASVPLSLRGGPLGAMIMVNVESKVRVLHFNLRHGPENYELRTCSVRTFTVDLFCTWRSFLALLCERFFYRTSQGLTSPHPCNPRQNRLKLEWVPRPDELPQDQYNKQSYQGLTVCNSEVTQLDDIMNMHRNLCEITDMQGFVEELLKVSLAEGFKVDLVTPDPVEILNCTSLRLVKC from the exons ATGCTGAACCTCAACTCCCCGGACGACAACAGCAACAGGAACTCTCTGAAGGACCCGGTATCATTGAACGTCGGTGGAGAGATTTACACTACTACCCTGGACACTCTGACACGCTGTCGTGACTCCATGCTAGGTGCTATGTTCACCGGACAGATCCCTGTGTTGAGAGATAACGGAGGAAATGTTTTCATCGACCGTGATGGTAAAGTTTTCCGGTACATTCTGAATTACCTGCGCTCCAGCTCCCTGGACCTGCCGTATGGCTTTTCAGAGTTGGCACTGCTGCGGAGAGAGGTGGATTTCTTTCAGAtacgccccctgctggaggagaTATGCCGCTATGAGGCATCAGTGCCTCTCAGCCTTAGAGGAGGGCCGCTAGGAGCCATGATTATGGTGAATGTTGAGTCCAAG GTCCGTGTTCTTCACTTTAACTTACGCCATGGGCCGGAAAACTATGAGCTTCGCACATGCTCTGTGCGAACCTTCACAGTTGACCTTTTTTGTACCTGGAGATCCTTCCTGGCCCTTCTTTGTGAGCGCTTCTTCTACAGAACATCCCAGGGTCTCACTAGCCCCCATCCATGCAACCCGCGGCAGAACCGACTGAAACTGGAGTGGGTGCCCAGGCCTGACGAACTCCCACAGGATCAGTACAACAAGCAGAGCTACCAGGGGCTAACTGTATGTAACTCTGAGGTCACGCAGTTAGATGACATCATGAACATGCACCGGAACCTGTGTGAAATCACAGACATGCAGGGGTTTGTGGAGGAGTTGCTGAAGGTGTCTTTGGCTGAAGGCTTCAAGGTCGACCTGGTGACTCCTGACCCAGTGGAAATTCTTAACTGCACCTCTCTTCGTCTTGTCAAGTGCTGA